A stretch of Bacillota bacterium DNA encodes these proteins:
- a CDS encoding DUF523 domain-containing protein, with amino-acid sequence MLLISACLVGLNSRYDGTSKCYEQARQLVLEGKAIPVCPEQLGGLPTPRPPAEIQRLDGDAVLRGMAKVLTKAGHDVTDSFVRGALETLKLARLAGVTQAILKDGSPSCGSRLIYDGTFSGTKKPGKGVTAALLASSGILVLTEYDGF; translated from the coding sequence TTGTTATTAATCAGCGCCTGTTTGGTGGGACTCAATTCCCGATATGACGGTACGAGCAAATGTTATGAGCAGGCACGTCAGCTCGTCTTGGAAGGGAAGGCAATTCCCGTTTGTCCTGAACAGTTGGGAGGCCTGCCCACACCCCGTCCCCCGGCAGAGATTCAACGGTTAGACGGCGATGCAGTCCTCCGGGGCATGGCGAAAGTGCTCACGAAGGCTGGACATGATGTAACCGACTCCTTCGTGCGAGGTGCTCTGGAGACCTTGAAACTGGCAAGACTGGCCGGGGTAACCCAGGCCATCCTCAAGGACGGCAGTCCTTCTTGCGGTTCTAGACTAATCTATGATGGTACCTTCAGCGGTACCAAAAAGCCAGGCAAAGGTGTCACCGCAGCCTTGCTGGCCAGCAGTGGGATCTTAGTTCTGACTGAATACGATGGATTTTGA
- a CDS encoding PilN domain-containing protein: MNISNNLLPEQERVSGQPKVNWVKIVALISIPLVLWMTIYTVVLNRSLETMRSRLEVTQSQSRQLDVGLQLSSLQAQHQELKGTITVLSSLLSDPTRTSFPQVEELLLRLPIGAEGTWLQHVSLGPGRILLEGVSLDFESVTSLGRTLTTTFGGFKVKLEEIRELTIGQQTIFRFGYSVETEG, from the coding sequence ATGAACATTTCCAACAACCTATTGCCGGAGCAGGAACGGGTGTCGGGACAACCAAAGGTCAACTGGGTGAAGATTGTTGCTCTCATTTCCATTCCCTTGGTATTATGGATGACCATCTACACGGTGGTGCTAAACAGGAGTCTGGAGACGATGCGGTCGAGGTTGGAGGTCACCCAGAGTCAGTCCCGGCAGTTGGACGTGGGTCTACAATTGAGTAGCTTACAAGCACAGCATCAGGAATTGAAAGGTACCATTACCGTTCTCAGCTCGTTGCTTTCAGATCCTACCAGAACTTCTTTCCCCCAGGTGGAGGAACTCTTGTTGCGGTTGCCCATTGGTGCTGAGGGCACCTGGTTGCAGCATGTTTCCCTGGGACCCGGGAGAATCCTGTTGGAGGGCGTCTCCCTGGATTTTGAGAGTGTTACCTCCCTGGGGAGGACGCTGACCACTACCTTTGGCGGGTTCAAGGTGAAGCTGGAAGAGATTAGGGAACTGACCATCGGTCAACAGACCATCTTTCGATTCGGGTACAGCGTAGAAACGGAGGGGTAG
- a CDS encoding pilus assembly protein PilM, which yields MLRTAVGLDIGHSYLKLVQLQKKRLGPPELTSCAVHPTPPGALDRGLVADPHSLGVAITELFEKSQARRDFVCVAISGMGLDLRQIELPMMGKNELRQAIAWELKDLAIYEHLPLEEIVFDFHPLTKGKTGDLVKILVVSARKSQIYGYINVCKQVGLALEIIDLGLLSLPYLIENPGPLCHIILGSESLQLLVCNAEGYRLGRLIPVGCRHLIEALAQDEGLSYEEAMQMLSHGWDTERIYGGEMQQVISQMISGIMQSLEYERVQQRHNSINDVVEEILVCGGGALFAEITQLLKNELGLPVRPFDPFGLISIRQEAQLNSWGPMLVPALALAYRGVKER from the coding sequence ATGCTTCGTACCGCAGTGGGATTGGATATCGGACATTCTTACCTTAAACTTGTTCAGTTGCAGAAAAAGCGTCTAGGACCGCCAGAGTTGACAAGCTGCGCTGTGCATCCCACGCCGCCCGGTGCCTTGGACAGGGGGCTGGTGGCGGATCCCCATTCTTTAGGCGTTGCCATCACAGAATTATTTGAAAAGAGTCAGGCTCGCCGGGATTTTGTCTGTGTAGCCATTAGCGGAATGGGTTTGGATTTGCGGCAGATAGAGTTGCCGATGATGGGGAAGAACGAGTTACGACAAGCTATCGCCTGGGAGCTGAAGGATCTAGCAATTTACGAACATTTGCCCCTGGAAGAGATCGTCTTTGATTTCCATCCCCTGACCAAGGGCAAAACCGGCGATCTGGTGAAGATCTTGGTGGTCTCCGCGAGAAAATCCCAGATCTACGGTTACATCAACGTTTGTAAGCAGGTGGGGTTGGCCCTGGAGATCATTGACCTGGGGCTTTTGTCCCTGCCCTATCTTATTGAGAATCCCGGACCCCTGTGTCACATTATTCTTGGCTCCGAATCGCTGCAGCTTTTGGTTTGCAATGCCGAAGGGTATCGCCTAGGGCGCCTGATTCCTGTGGGTTGTCGCCATCTGATTGAGGCCTTGGCCCAGGATGAGGGCCTTAGCTACGAAGAGGCGATGCAGATGTTGTCCCACGGGTGGGATACGGAACGGATATATGGAGGGGAGATGCAACAGGTCATCTCCCAAATGATCAGTGGGATCATGCAGAGTCTGGAATATGAAAGGGTGCAACAGCGCCACAATTCCATCAATGACGTAGTGGAGGAAATTCTGGTCTGCGGTGGCGGTGCTCTCTTTGCCGAAATCACGCAGCTACTTAAGAACGAACTGGGTTTACCGGTGAGACCCTTTGATCCCTTTGGGCTTATTTCGATTAGACAAGAGGCACAACTAAACTCCTGGGGGCCGATGTTGGTGCCAGCTTTAGCTTTGGCGTACCGGGGGGTGAAAGAAAGATGA
- a CDS encoding type IV pilus twitching motility protein PilT produces MIHRLLERAVEMRASDLHLTVGMPPCVRIDGRLRVMPHEPTLSPAHTAGVAETILNPEQKEVFKERGEIDLSFGIPELGRFRINMYRQRSSVAIAVRVIPPEILSLEELGLPEVVKGLCTKKEGLILVTGPAGSGKSTTLAAMINEINQTRQGVVVTLEDPIEFLHTHGKCVINQREIGSDTRSFAEGLRSALRSDPDVILVGEMRDPETMAIAVQAAETGHLVLSTLHTRSSAQTIDRIVDAFPPHGQQQIRVQLAASLQAVISQRLLLRKDGQGRVLATEVMTGIPAVRNLIREGKTHQLEQMIETSSRYGMHTLRSSVKSLIDRQLIDPRELLQLGEMVDA; encoded by the coding sequence ATGATCCATAGATTGCTGGAAAGAGCCGTGGAAATGCGTGCATCGGATTTACATTTGACAGTGGGCATGCCTCCCTGTGTTCGGATTGATGGTAGGCTTCGGGTAATGCCCCATGAACCTACCCTGAGTCCTGCCCACACCGCGGGTGTGGCGGAGACCATCCTAAATCCCGAACAGAAGGAAGTCTTCAAAGAGCGGGGAGAGATTGATCTTTCCTTTGGAATCCCGGAACTGGGGAGATTTCGAATTAACATGTACCGGCAAAGGAGTTCCGTTGCCATTGCCGTGCGGGTGATTCCCCCTGAAATTCTGTCCTTGGAGGAGTTGGGACTGCCCGAGGTGGTCAAAGGCCTGTGCACCAAGAAAGAAGGGCTGATCCTTGTGACGGGGCCAGCGGGTAGCGGTAAGTCCACCACCTTGGCGGCGATGATCAACGAGATCAACCAGACCCGCCAGGGAGTGGTGGTGACCTTGGAGGATCCCATCGAGTTTCTCCACACCCACGGTAAGTGCGTGATCAACCAGCGGGAGATTGGCAGCGACACCCGGTCCTTTGCGGAAGGACTGCGTTCCGCCTTGCGAAGTGATCCCGATGTGATTCTGGTGGGGGAGATGCGGGATCCGGAGACCATGGCCATTGCGGTGCAGGCCGCGGAAACAGGCCATTTAGTCCTGTCTACCCTACATACCAGAAGTAGTGCCCAGACTATCGACCGGATTGTGGACGCTTTCCCTCCCCATGGACAGCAGCAGATCCGGGTGCAACTGGCGGCCTCTTTGCAGGCGGTGATTTCCCAACGTCTGCTGTTGCGGAAGGACGGCCAGGGCCGAGTGTTGGCCACCGAGGTGATGACCGGGATACCGGCAGTGCGAAATCTCATTAGGGAAGGCAAGACCCACCAATTGGAGCAGATGATTGAGACCAGCAGTCGCTATGGAATGCATACGCTGCGCAGCAGCGTCAAAAGCCTGATCGATCGTCAACTAATCGACCCTAGGGAGCTTTTACAGTTGGGAGAGATGGTTGATGCCTAA
- the pilO gene encoding type 4a pilus biogenesis protein PilO, with translation MRIELAKRELTIPEGFGWMLVLLLCTGLLVLSSVLAVIQRNQLRELEARVQQEEQLLAMRLVAKQQVARLQEELQLLEAQANELIELFPKEEEIPVLIRWMEYWLKGTGIELIDFRSGVREDLENYSRTQITVEYITDFSSCVQVVQELFHLFPSLRMEAWQLGIEGVSDGIYSRLTLDLYSVSNKESDWQFPTSDLPKLEVSDPFVPDGRLAAKMSLGQMEERLMSENIRLVGVVIGQDQKYALVETRDKVEMLSEGDYWGELVVHTIGPDYIGLGHIDSEPVIFIQSNNKN, from the coding sequence ATGAGAATTGAACTGGCAAAACGGGAGTTGACCATTCCAGAAGGTTTTGGTTGGATGTTGGTCCTGCTCCTTTGTACGGGCTTGTTGGTGCTCTCCTCCGTGCTGGCCGTAATCCAGCGGAACCAGTTGCGGGAGTTGGAGGCCAGGGTGCAACAGGAAGAGCAGCTGTTGGCGATGCGTTTGGTGGCCAAGCAACAGGTGGCAAGGCTCCAGGAGGAGCTCCAGCTCCTTGAGGCGCAGGCCAACGAGTTGATCGAGCTTTTTCCCAAGGAGGAGGAAATCCCCGTCTTGATCCGATGGATGGAATACTGGCTGAAGGGAACAGGGATTGAACTGATCGATTTCCGTTCCGGTGTCAGGGAGGACCTAGAGAACTACAGCCGCACCCAGATTACCGTGGAATACATTACCGACTTTTCTTCCTGTGTGCAGGTGGTGCAGGAGCTGTTCCACCTGTTTCCCAGTTTGCGGATGGAAGCCTGGCAGCTGGGGATAGAAGGTGTTTCCGACGGGATATATAGTCGTTTGACCTTGGATTTATACTCTGTTTCCAATAAAGAGTCTGATTGGCAGTTTCCCACGTCCGATCTACCGAAACTGGAGGTTTCCGATCCCTTTGTCCCCGATGGGCGTTTAGCAGCCAAGATGTCTTTGGGGCAGATGGAGGAGAGATTAATGAGTGAGAACATTCGGTTGGTGGGGGTGGTCATCGGTCAAGACCAGAAGTATGCCCTGGTGGAAACTAGAGACAAGGTTGAAATGCTCAGCGAGGGCGATTATTGGGGCGAACTGGTGGTGCACACCATTGGTCCGGATTATATCGGGTTGGGTCATATTGACTCTGAACCCGTAATATTCATTCAAAGTAATAACAAGAATTAG
- the ytvI gene encoding sporulation integral membrane protein YtvI: MGKFDWSSIDLKKLGIVLLILLGLMVSLYLFARLVSAVTTEIVPVIVTLFRYVLVAITPFVIALILAELLDPVVGFFQTKLRIPRPLAVLVTLGAVIIIFGWLLVMMFSKLMAELWELVNLLPQYRVEISNFINDLLIQYEEFSSNLPGPVSAKIQETVESFGRTLEGTAAQLVNSILNALSGLPYSLFLLVVVCLGTYIISRDKDHIINTISEFTPRRWRKPINLLRDRITIDIIGLIKSQLLFVTISVVIAAVGYLVIGNRYWLLLALVTGILDIIPVVGPGTIMLPWALFSFLMGHPKVTVILLLVYVTILIVRQVLQPYVMGDSIGVHPLTMLFSIYVGIVLVGAWGIFVGPILVIIIKAILKTCVALRSGEL, from the coding sequence TTGGGTAAGTTCGACTGGTCCAGTATAGACTTGAAGAAGCTTGGAATCGTTCTGCTCATCCTGTTGGGCCTGATGGTCTCTTTATATCTTTTCGCTCGGCTGGTCAGTGCGGTGACCACAGAGATCGTCCCCGTGATTGTCACCCTGTTTCGCTATGTACTCGTTGCCATCACCCCCTTTGTCATCGCGTTAATCCTCGCAGAACTGTTGGATCCAGTCGTGGGGTTTTTCCAGACCAAACTGAGAATACCTCGCCCCCTTGCAGTCCTCGTGACTTTAGGTGCCGTGATCATAATCTTCGGCTGGCTTTTGGTCATGATGTTCAGCAAGTTGATGGCTGAACTCTGGGAATTGGTCAATCTCTTACCCCAATACCGGGTGGAAATTAGCAACTTCATCAACGACTTACTCATTCAATATGAAGAGTTCAGCAGCAACCTCCCCGGGCCTGTCAGTGCGAAGATCCAGGAAACGGTGGAAAGCTTCGGCCGCACCTTGGAAGGTACCGCCGCCCAATTGGTAAACAGTATCCTAAACGCCCTTTCTGGCCTGCCCTACTCCCTGTTCTTACTGGTGGTTGTCTGCCTGGGCACGTATATCATCAGCCGCGACAAAGACCACATTATTAACACCATCAGCGAGTTTACCCCAAGAAGATGGCGCAAGCCCATCAACCTGTTAAGGGACCGCATCACCATCGATATTATCGGTCTCATCAAGTCCCAACTGCTCTTTGTGACCATCTCCGTAGTCATCGCGGCAGTAGGGTATCTAGTCATCGGTAACCGCTATTGGCTCCTTTTGGCCTTAGTAACCGGTATCCTAGACATCATCCCTGTGGTGGGACCAGGCACCATCATGCTCCCTTGGGCCTTGTTTTCTTTTCTCATGGGACATCCCAAGGTAACCGTCATCCTTTTGCTAGTGTATGTCACCATCCTCATCGTCAGACAGGTACTACAACCCTACGTGATGGGCGATTCCATCGGCGTACACCCTTTGACTATGCTCTTTTCCATATATGTAGGAATTGTACTGGTGGGTGCTTGGGGCATCTTCGTAGGCCCGATCCTCGTGATCATTATCAAGGCTATCCTGAAAACCTGTGTGGCCTTAAGAAGCGGTGAGCTATAG
- a CDS encoding type II secretion system protein GspD, giving the protein MKRKSLFHGLLCLVILVSCVFPALAEEPVINLSFQDADLLQVFKSLATIGQLNVVTDHSVTGTVTVELAGVPVLEAIDLVARTAGYEYAVVNGTLVIASPERLAEQFVAKTYYVRTPQYLSLADAKALAQLVVGETNVQQVEGKLILYASAAEISTIDELWAQVDQRAGALLDNVSVRSALEAVAEQAGWTLFMVGELEGSITTDFSKLPPEKALELLAEFFQFNYTLEDQILVIRPRPVAEEETSNRVVFLNEISAGMAREMLSSMYPEEIAVETLGDRYLLLRGAAPLVEEVAAVLSQLDQPRAQVLVEARIQEVTREDLAKLGLSWTLPRIDTNEGGKPLALSIDWPSLEVALDALLTHGNSRLLAHPKIAAVDGEQARIFIGDRVPVVLKDEDEGVVRETIEYFQSGVLLEITPRISSEGTITLQVDTQISSITGSTAQGFPQTRTREAQTQVRVKDGQPLMIGGLIKDEETLEGSGVPVLSQLPLIGELFRTRTNKVQQTEMLIFLVPHIVTDGDLLESPPQEISIVPPQPEPTSAVLVEVGDLLAGNVNLRVEKRINPWTYALLGHVNESGWGLGAGVRRTYEPVWAELSLYYLSEGQEEGYSLLTSSGMRFVSDRLILEGYVSYPLATSLEKERTTGLGFNVGMEF; this is encoded by the coding sequence ATGAAAAGGAAATCGCTTTTTCATGGATTACTTTGTCTTGTTATCCTGGTCAGCTGTGTGTTTCCGGCCTTGGCCGAAGAGCCTGTGATTAACCTATCCTTTCAAGATGCTGACCTGCTTCAGGTATTCAAAAGCCTTGCGACTATTGGCCAGCTCAATGTGGTTACCGATCATAGCGTCACCGGCACGGTCACCGTGGAGCTGGCCGGTGTACCGGTCTTGGAGGCCATCGATCTGGTGGCCCGTACTGCGGGATATGAATATGCGGTGGTAAACGGTACTTTGGTGATCGCCAGTCCCGAGCGGCTAGCAGAGCAGTTTGTAGCCAAAACCTATTATGTACGTACTCCCCAGTATCTGTCCCTGGCCGATGCCAAAGCTTTGGCACAGCTTGTGGTTGGTGAGACCAACGTGCAACAGGTGGAAGGAAAACTAATCCTTTACGCGTCGGCCGCGGAGATCTCTACCATCGATGAGCTGTGGGCACAGGTGGATCAAAGGGCTGGGGCACTGCTGGACAATGTGTCGGTGCGGAGTGCTTTGGAAGCGGTGGCGGAACAGGCGGGGTGGACTCTGTTTATGGTAGGGGAGCTCGAAGGGAGCATCACCACCGACTTCAGCAAGCTGCCTCCCGAAAAGGCCTTAGAACTGTTGGCTGAATTTTTCCAGTTCAATTACACCCTTGAGGATCAGATTCTGGTCATCAGACCCCGGCCGGTGGCAGAGGAGGAAACTAGCAATCGGGTGGTATTCCTCAACGAAATCTCTGCGGGAATGGCCCGGGAGATGTTGAGCAGCATGTACCCGGAGGAGATCGCGGTGGAGACCTTGGGAGATCGCTATTTGCTCCTCAGGGGAGCAGCACCTTTGGTGGAGGAAGTGGCTGCCGTCTTGTCCCAGTTGGATCAGCCCCGGGCCCAGGTGCTGGTGGAAGCGAGGATCCAAGAGGTCACCAGGGAAGACCTGGCAAAGCTGGGCTTAAGTTGGACCCTTCCCCGGATTGACACCAACGAGGGAGGCAAGCCCTTGGCGTTGAGTATTGATTGGCCTAGCTTGGAGGTGGCCCTAGATGCTTTACTGACCCATGGGAATTCCCGGTTGCTAGCTCATCCCAAGATTGCCGCGGTAGACGGTGAGCAGGCTAGGATCTTTATTGGTGACCGGGTACCCGTTGTCCTCAAGGATGAGGATGAAGGAGTGGTGCGGGAGACCATCGAATACTTCCAGTCCGGTGTGTTGCTGGAGATTACCCCCCGGATTAGTAGCGAAGGCACGATTACTCTGCAGGTGGATACGCAAATCAGCAGTATCACCGGTTCCACCGCCCAAGGCTTTCCCCAGACCCGGACCCGGGAAGCCCAGACCCAAGTGCGGGTGAAGGATGGACAACCTCTGATGATCGGCGGGCTCATCAAGGATGAAGAGACCCTAGAGGGCTCGGGAGTGCCTGTGTTGTCCCAGCTGCCCTTGATCGGCGAGCTATTTCGTACAAGGACCAATAAGGTGCAGCAGACAGAAATGCTAATCTTTTTGGTGCCGCATATTGTCACCGATGGGGACCTTTTGGAAAGCCCGCCACAGGAGATCTCCATCGTCCCTCCGCAGCCGGAGCCTACCTCTGCGGTCTTAGTGGAAGTGGGTGACCTGTTGGCAGGGAATGTCAACCTGCGGGTCGAAAAGCGGATTAATCCCTGGACCTATGCTCTGTTGGGCCATGTCAACGAGTCCGGTTGGGGTCTAGGAGCCGGTGTCCGCCGGACCTATGAACCGGTCTGGGCGGAACTCAGTCTCTATTATCTCTCCGAAGGACAAGAAGAGGGTTACTCCCTTCTAACCAGTTCCGGGATGCGCTTTGTTTCTGACAGACTAATCCTTGAGGGGTATGTGTCCTATCCCCTTGCCACTTCCTTAGAAAAAGAGCGGACCACCGGTCTTGGGTTTAATGTGGGAATGGAGTTCTAG
- a CDS encoding type II secretion system F family protein: protein MPKVFNYKVRNQQGRTFTGTIEADDQAAAARILRSEGNLILELKETPLKSSFLSREIGGPRRLKIKALSLFCRQFAVLVRTGVPMVDTLELLANLSMDKHLKEALIRARRAVSAGSGLADAFREETIFPPIFVSMLETGEIAGTLDEVLDTMSRYFESQNKMRNQIQQALMYPTVVSIFAVVMIFIVLFVVLPRFASIYAGMGVQLPALTRFVLAFRDWMTRWALVIVAGLVLLWLALWRYSKTPTGRLRIHGFLLRIPILGYMLSRMIFSRFCRTLGLMLNSGVPMVSSLESSIKVIANEAVAKDVRMAKQGIERGQGLAVPLRTAVTFPPLLKEMIEIGEESGSLGEVLGYVAEFYEEELDHMATNISAMIEPIMLAVMAVVVAIIAVSVVLPMFQITSAI, encoded by the coding sequence ATGCCTAAGGTATTCAACTACAAGGTGCGGAATCAGCAGGGGCGGACCTTTACTGGGACCATCGAGGCCGATGACCAGGCTGCGGCCGCCCGTATCCTGAGAAGTGAAGGGAATCTGATCCTCGAGCTTAAGGAAACGCCGCTGAAGAGTTCCTTCTTAAGCAGGGAAATTGGTGGTCCCCGACGGTTGAAGATCAAGGCTCTGTCTTTGTTTTGCCGGCAGTTTGCGGTTTTGGTCAGGACCGGCGTCCCTATGGTGGATACTTTGGAGCTATTGGCGAATCTATCTATGGACAAGCACCTGAAGGAGGCCTTGATCCGGGCCCGGCGGGCGGTTAGTGCAGGCTCCGGCTTGGCCGATGCCTTCCGGGAAGAGACCATTTTTCCTCCGATCTTCGTCAGCATGTTGGAGACCGGCGAGATTGCCGGAACTTTAGATGAAGTTCTGGATACCATGTCCCGGTACTTTGAAAGCCAGAACAAGATGCGCAATCAGATTCAGCAGGCGTTGATGTATCCTACCGTAGTGTCGATCTTTGCGGTGGTGATGATCTTCATCGTCCTGTTCGTGGTGTTGCCGCGATTTGCCTCCATCTATGCCGGCATGGGTGTTCAGTTGCCGGCCTTAACCCGATTTGTGCTGGCCTTTAGGGATTGGATGACCCGGTGGGCGTTGGTGATCGTGGCTGGTCTTGTACTGCTCTGGCTGGCCCTCTGGCGGTACAGTAAGACCCCCACGGGGAGACTACGCATCCATGGTTTCCTGTTGCGTATCCCCATTCTTGGCTACATGTTAAGCCGGATGATCTTTAGTAGATTTTGTCGTACCCTGGGGCTAATGCTCAACAGTGGCGTCCCCATGGTAAGCTCTCTGGAGTCGAGTATCAAGGTTATTGCCAACGAAGCCGTAGCCAAGGACGTGCGCATGGCCAAACAGGGCATCGAGCGGGGACAGGGATTGGCGGTTCCCTTGCGTACCGCGGTGACCTTTCCGCCATTGTTGAAAGAAATGATTGAGATTGGGGAAGAAAGTGGTTCCTTGGGGGAAGTTTTGGGGTATGTTGCGGAATTCTATGAAGAAGAATTGGACCACATGGCTACGAACATCTCCGCGATGATCGAACCGATTATGTTGGCGGTGATGGCGGTGGTGGTGGCGATCATCGCGGTTTCGGTGGTTTTGCCCATGTTCCAGATTACTTCCGCGATCTGA
- the tadA gene encoding Flp pilus assembly complex ATPase component TadA, whose product MTKGLVTQEQLTEALQLQRKTGKRLGETLVELGYITEEQLAFELSRQSGLPIANLNEEPLDPTLLSLLPEQFFKRFRVLPVKVEGRVLHLAMVDPFDVQVIDDVRRLTGLEVKPLLSTPSDINAAYQRHLDLQDSADQVIGDLSEEEDSDLLFEQNLADMDVGHVPGVRIVNLIIHQAVTSNASDVHLQPEESEVVVRFRIDGVLRKVMTLPKRLHPDLVSRLKVMANLDITNRRMPQDGRLRVLVENNTIDVRVSTLPTVNGEKVVLRLPNRNLATVSLEEIGFLEDSVYRIEQMLSQNQGLILVTGPTGSGKTTTLYSFIRRLNVPDVNIVTVEDPVEYRMPGITQVQVRRRGGIDFADGLRAVLRQDPDIVMVGEIRDAETASVAVRASLTGHLVLSTLHTNDAAQTVVRLLDLGIEPYLLSATLIGVVSQRLVRKLCNRCKRATRNLEPADRLFLGMEEATVYQSVGCPACNHTGFTGRIPIEEVLIMTKELRQQIKKGLDEQVIAKLAKAQGMKTIKENAIERVLKGETTVLEAARSVYTLDELVSGDKVFGGAGL is encoded by the coding sequence GTGACAAAGGGATTGGTAACCCAGGAACAACTGACAGAAGCACTTCAACTCCAGCGGAAAACGGGGAAGCGGTTGGGTGAAACCCTGGTGGAACTGGGCTACATCACCGAGGAGCAACTGGCCTTTGAACTGTCGCGGCAAAGCGGTCTGCCCATTGCCAACCTGAACGAGGAACCCTTGGATCCCACTTTGCTATCCCTGTTGCCGGAGCAGTTTTTCAAACGGTTTAGGGTGCTGCCCGTCAAGGTGGAGGGACGTGTTCTGCACCTGGCCATGGTAGATCCCTTTGACGTGCAGGTCATCGATGATGTTCGTAGGCTCACCGGTCTTGAGGTGAAGCCACTGCTCAGTACTCCCTCGGACATTAACGCGGCTTACCAACGACACTTAGATCTCCAGGATTCCGCGGATCAGGTAATTGGGGACCTGTCCGAGGAGGAAGACTCCGATCTACTTTTTGAGCAGAACCTGGCGGATATGGACGTAGGCCATGTCCCCGGGGTGAGAATCGTCAATTTAATTATCCACCAAGCGGTGACCAGTAACGCCAGTGATGTGCACCTACAGCCCGAGGAGTCTGAGGTGGTAGTCCGGTTCCGGATTGACGGAGTACTGCGGAAGGTGATGACCTTGCCCAAACGTCTGCATCCGGACCTGGTTTCCAGATTAAAGGTGATGGCCAATCTGGACATTACTAATCGCCGGATGCCCCAGGACGGACGGCTGCGGGTGCTGGTGGAGAATAACACCATCGACGTGCGGGTGTCCACCTTGCCCACGGTGAACGGAGAAAAGGTGGTCCTGCGGTTGCCAAACCGCAATCTAGCCACTGTGTCCCTGGAAGAGATTGGTTTTCTAGAGGATTCGGTGTACAGGATCGAGCAGATGCTTAGTCAGAACCAGGGGCTGATCCTGGTCACCGGACCCACGGGCAGTGGTAAGACCACTACCCTGTATTCCTTTATCCGACGCCTCAATGTGCCAGATGTGAATATCGTGACGGTGGAAGATCCGGTGGAATACCGGATGCCGGGAATTACTCAAGTGCAGGTGCGCCGGCGAGGGGGCATCGATTTCGCCGATGGCTTACGGGCGGTACTGCGCCAAGACCCGGATATTGTCATGGTGGGGGAGATTCGGGATGCGGAGACCGCCAGTGTGGCGGTACGGGCCTCCCTGACCGGTCACTTGGTCCTTTCCACTCTACACACCAACGATGCCGCCCAAACGGTGGTGCGACTCTTGGATCTAGGTATAGAACCCTATTTGTTGTCTGCCACCCTGATCGGGGTAGTGTCCCAGCGGCTGGTGCGCAAATTGTGTAACCGCTGTAAGCGTGCCACGAGGAACCTGGAACCGGCGGATCGGCTTTTCTTGGGGATGGAGGAGGCCACGGTATACCAGAGTGTGGGCTGCCCCGCCTGTAACCATACAGGATTTACGGGGCGGATCCCCATCGAGGAAGTGCTGATTATGACCAAGGAGCTGCGCCAACAGATTAAGAAGGGGCTCGATGAGCAAGTGATCGCCAAGTTGGCTAAGGCCCAAGGGATGAAGACCATTAAGGAAAATGCCATTGAACGAGTGTTGAAGGGTGAAACCACAGTGCTGGAAGCGGCCCGGTCGGTTTATACCTTAGATGAACTGGTTTCAGGAGATAAGGTTTTTGGAGGAGCAGGGTTATGA
- a CDS encoding prepilin peptidase, which translates to MEYVLLFFLGGIIGSFLNACIYRLSRGISLVFPPSSCPHCNHRLGPFDLIPILSYLALRGRCRYCRAAIHRRYLLVELLSAGWLCLAWWLTGEFSVFLWLGINGFFLMLAAAIDLETGLIPNKVTYSGAFFGLLYFALRQPQRLPLALLGGLVGFGVIFLVLMVYPHSIGMGDAKLLGYIGIISGAGHALLALFLASLLGLLSNLPRLIRGGRKTLTTRLAFGPFLALGGLVVLLWGDNLIQWWLNLFL; encoded by the coding sequence ATGGAATATGTATTGTTGTTCTTCCTGGGTGGGATCATCGGTAGTTTCCTTAATGCCTGTATTTATCGGCTGTCCCGGGGAATCTCGCTGGTGTTCCCACCCTCCTCGTGTCCCCATTGCAACCATCGTCTGGGGCCATTTGATCTAATCCCCATCCTAAGTTACCTGGCCCTTCGGGGGCGGTGTCGATATTGCCGGGCTGCGATTCATCGCCGGTATCTGCTTGTGGAACTGCTTTCCGCAGGCTGGCTGTGTCTTGCTTGGTGGCTAACCGGTGAATTCAGTGTCTTCCTATGGTTGGGCATCAATGGCTTTTTTCTGATGTTAGCCGCGGCCATCGATCTGGAGACGGGGCTAATTCCCAATAAAGTAACCTACAGCGGGGCTTTTTTTGGGTTGCTCTACTTTGCTCTGCGGCAACCCCAACGACTGCCCCTGGCCCTCCTCGGAGGGCTCGTCGGTTTTGGGGTGATCTTCCTAGTTCTCATGGTCTATCCCCACTCCATTGGGATGGGTGATGCGAAGTTGCTGGGGTACATTGGCATCATAAGCGGTGCCGGACATGCGCTCTTGGCCCTGTTTTTGGCCTCTTTGTTAGGTTTGCTGAGTAATCTACCCAGGTTAATCCGGGGAGGAAGGAAGACTTTGACCACTCGTCTTGCCTTTGGTCCGTTCCTTGCTTTAGGGGGCCTGGTGGTGCTCCTTTGGGGGGATAACCTGATTCAGTGGTGGCTTAACCTGTTTTTGTGA